A window of Natrinema salifodinae contains these coding sequences:
- a CDS encoding carboxymuconolactone decarboxylase family protein — MVTTETRAEIEEYLGRVPSWITALPEPAAEHGWEMVRDLQLAETELTTREKSLVGLGAAAAMQCPYCIRFHKAEAELEEVTDDEMAEAVAVAGDVRYFSTILHGAEVEFEEFADETADIVDHVERQRAAVSGDD; from the coding sequence ATGGTAACAACCGAGACACGCGCGGAGATAGAGGAGTACCTCGGGCGAGTGCCGAGCTGGATTACGGCGCTCCCGGAGCCGGCCGCGGAGCACGGCTGGGAGATGGTACGGGACCTGCAGTTAGCGGAGACCGAGTTGACGACGCGGGAGAAGTCCCTCGTCGGCCTCGGAGCGGCGGCGGCCATGCAGTGTCCGTACTGCATCCGCTTTCACAAGGCGGAAGCGGAACTCGAGGAAGTCACGGACGACGAAATGGCCGAAGCGGTCGCCGTCGCGGGCGACGTTCGGTACTTTTCGACGATCCTCCACGGGGCGGAAGTGGAGTTCGAGGAGTTCGCGGACGAAACGGCGGACATCGTCGACCACGTCGAGCGACAGCGGGCGGCCGTCTCGGGCGACGACTGA